GTACATCACTTTCCTGTAATAAAGAAGTTGATTTGGTGACGTTTTCTAAAAAACAGCTATCTTTCCAGCAGGGCAAGGCTACTTATCGAACCTTTGAAGTACATCAAAAATCCTTAAAGGTACACATATGTACCACTTTGGTACATGCTAAAACCATGTTCGGATTTTTGATTTGGCCAGATTGCCCTGCTGGATGGATTGACACTATTAGTGTCATACATCTCGAACTTGGTGAAAGTGAAATTTACCTGACGCCCGTTTTTCCGCAGATTTGTCCTGGTCCTGGTCGTACTCTTCGATGTCGTTTCCTAACAGCGTCTGGTAGTCGTCCTTCCAGTCCGGGATGCTGTCCTCTTCGTAGTCGAACAAGTCCATCCTAAAGGgaaaaaatcgatgaaaatttaaaaattggttgTCGGTCCAACAGACctcttaaaaaattataaatattcccCAAAAAACTGTAATGAATGGAGACGCTTGGTCGTTCAACTCACCGCCCTCGCTTGCCCAGCCCAAAGTTGTACTGGGGTAACCGCTTCGCGCCGGGCGCGTTCTCGATCACGTATCTCCGCTTGCCGAGGCCAAAGTTGTACTTGGGCGACCGGACGGCCAACAGGTGCTGGAAGGTGGACGCGGAAATTTCCCGCTGCCCCCGGCCGTCCAAGCCGGAATCACCGCCGGACGATGCTGCCGCGGCCCGTAACAAATCCGTCGATCCGGAACTGGATGGAGCAGGGGAACCATAGGCGGCGCAGGCCATGCACAGCACCATCGCCACCGAGCTGACCAACATGACTGCGGAGGTTCGGAGGTACATTTTGGGGTGTTCTGGAaggaaaaaattaaagaacGAAAAGTTAGAAAAGTGgcattgaaaaaagtttcttcaattttattgattttattagcACATGGAGCCAAAACGGCCataaaagttgttgaaaatagCTGTTGAACAACAACACTCATCAAGGTATGCCATGTGTGGCAGCACTTCGAGTTGATCTTAGTGGGTGGGAAGCAACAAGGCAATGTCCTTTCGGGGGGTGACGCTACCAAGCCGTCGCCATCGTGTTAACTTGTCGCACTTgctttttgggccaaattgagttaagaacgccattttgtgcagctaacaatgcctcaccttttgaccttcacagatctccaaaatttgattccaatcctgagatattcaataaaaaccgaaaaaactccgtgcattgtttcAATCttcaaagaagtttcaatcttgtcgtgctatcttgtcactccctgaaaattgatgtaagtgcgacaactggccaaagggatttcaggtcagaacgcgtttgacgcacgtacaagttagactaccgcaaacatttgtaattataactcgggactccagcaaccaacttcaaccaaacttcgggacaatgcacagaatggtcagccaaacaaaacgtgtttgttattgtttacattgcgtgctctggtttttgtttattcaaggtcaaacattaaaacgcgtttttctcggaatgtcgaaatggcgggtgcgacaagattgcacgacagcgtcgaagtTCCTTTGATGTAGTCATAAAATCGTGAGTGACATGACGTGTGACGCAGCATGGCTTCGTACGTCATGTTACTTTTGTTATTTGGACCCATTGCAAGATATAGTGTCTTTTTAAAGATTGGTGTTGTAATTTGTGAACAATTGGGATAAACAAGGATTGCTGAAGAAAAAATCTGGATTTCCAAttcaaaactaacttaatctacTTTTGAGGTTGGTGCGTTACTCACTCCTTACCAAAAGTGAGTCCAACTTAGTCCAATAAGATGGTTTGaaagtacatcaatataacTTAAGTGACAATAACTAATGTTATAGTATTACCAAATCTTCAAACTTTTAGACTCGTTAGGAAAGTCTCTCGATTACCAATGCAACAACGGGTTAGATGCTTGATatggacatagttttcataaaattcagtGAGATTCCGCTTCAAtaaagtagggtagggtagtcatcaatgagatttttttggtttttaactttcaacgattttagtattttttttcatcagcatgtttttatgagctttttgttgcattttctttcttttaatgtgttctaacattaccgtcagtgggggtgactatgggtcaaaaaacgatacacctctcgtaatttcttaataacaaaaacaatttaaataacatcgaaaatctttcaacgtagatttgttcttagatagtttactgacattttcccaaaatatgcacggagaaaaaagagttcccaaaatcgtgaacaagcgttcatgaaaatgggaaccacgaacaaagtgttcaaatgccatggtacgtttttcaaaatcgtaccatgggatttgaacactttgttcgtggttcccatatTCATGaatgcttgttcacgattttgggaactcttttttctccgtgtgaacAATAACttgaatgccaatagtttgaaaattgacccaatctcaccccttagagggggtaacattgggtcaaatgaaactaaaatgatgctcaaatacaacgatatggtaaaaacaagtcatccaacagtgtttcttgttcgagggaatcgtattgacatgctacaatgtttgaagtggagattttcaaacatttgggtagttttcgagcaattccaacaaaaatattagaaaaatgatttttcgagaggtcatttttggccaaaaacgtacctcaactttagacagctgccaaaataataggatttgttctaggaacgagattttttcagcgaagtcatcttaagatgtcccctacacaacccttttaacagaattcagtttcattgagaagaacctgagaaatggtaaaatccgtaaaaaatcactttgacccaatctcaccccccagacccaatgtcacccccactgacggtactctaccctgcataaatatcacttaaatggtcataacttgagacagggttgccagatcttcagacTTGTTGAAAGGTCTTCTTATAACATCTTCTTTCTTATCTTCGAAATATCAAACATTTCAATTGCGATTTATGGGCCCCATACCCGAGTCAAATGCAACCAGTTTGGTTTAGATCGGTTCAGCTGAAAAAACGGAGTGCcattattgctcacacacacacagacatttgttcagagtCGAGaggtgtacacagcaaaaaatccgatggtaaaatcgcatgcaaaagcatgcacatcaccttcgtcaaaaagacatttaatattacacgctgcatgtacaatttttgtaaacacaaaaaaaagttgttaccaacgagattcaaacccagcaccaacataAAGGCCTGGCGCTTTAGccaactcggccatcagaccgatgtaaagtgcaaaggataaatgcatatatgagcttgacatttcgatcaagtaggtttccaatactgatgggctacatatttcaaagtgtaatattacattgaattacataaaataatgcaaatttttttttacacccaggcgttttacacgcagctggattactacttttttttgctgtgtatatgaAAGCTGGTCTACTATCTACTATGAAAGCTGGTCTACTATCtttttgtgaaaagttcatttttagagaaaGACATCAGTCAGGAAGgcgaaaatatataattttatgtTATAATTAAACTAATACACGAAcctgttgaaaaaaaagcaaatctaTTAAAAACCAGTTCACACCTGGAGTAGACTTACAGCTtgcaaaaatccatttcaaatgTTACAGAGCAAAATTTATCCACTAAAAGTCAATGTTAACGGTGCTCAACAACCAGagccaaaatttttgttatagaTAGTTaggtatcttcaaaactacgagacaagacaacaaagtttgactgttTAAACAATCatattgttgcaggattgggtccat
This is a stretch of genomic DNA from Culex pipiens pallens isolate TS chromosome 1, TS_CPP_V2, whole genome shotgun sequence. It encodes these proteins:
- the LOC120429165 gene encoding allatostatin-A gives rise to the protein MYLRTSAVMLVSSVAMVLCMACAAYGSPAPSSSGSTDLLRAAAASSGGDSGLDGRGQREISASTFQHLLAVRSPKYNFGLGKRRYVIENAPGAKRLPQYNFGLGKRGRMDLFDYEEDSIPDWKDDYQTLLGNDIEEYDQDQDKSAEKRASGRYHFGLGKRRNYDFGLGKRSYQQGEKRLPNRYNFGLGRR